A window of the Bufo gargarizans isolate SCDJY-AF-19 chromosome 1, ASM1485885v1, whole genome shotgun sequence genome harbors these coding sequences:
- the ME2 gene encoding NAD-dependent malic enzyme, mitochondrial — protein MLSRLRVAVRSGALLRRAVHTKEKGKALLLNPRTNKGMGFTLQERQILGLQGLLPSKIETQDIQAARFHKNLNKMEDPLEKYIYIMGIQERNEKLFYRILLDDIERLMPIVYTPTVGLACSQYGHIFRRPKGVYISIFDKGHIRSILDNWPETDVKAVVVTDGERILGLGDLGVYGMGIPVGKLCLYTACAGIRPQKCLPVVIDVGTDNPTLLKDPFYMGLYQKRDRTQLYDDLIDEFMDAVTDRYGQNTLIQFEDFGNHNAFRFLRKYREKYCTFNDDIQGTASVALAGLLATQQVLGKPITEQRVLFLGAGEAALGIANLIVMAMMENGISAEAAREKIWMFDKFGLLVQGREEVADGNQESFAHLPPDQTVKTFLDAVNVLKPTAIIGVAGAGRLFTEDVIRAMSAINVRPIIFALSNPTAKAECTADEAYTWTEGRCLFASGSPFDTVTLSDSRTFKPGQGNNAYIFPGVALAVILSGVRHISDRVFLEAAKALAEQLTAEELAQGRLYPPLSNIREVSIYIAVKVMEFVYRNGMAFQYPEPLDKNTYIRSKVWSTDYDSFLPDVYDWPDLTKTFEDIWISATRQK, from the exons ATGTTGTCCAGACTGAGAGTTGCAGTGAGGTCGGGTGCTCTGCTCCGCCGTGCCGTTCACACCAAGGAAAAGGGGAAGGCTCTGCTGCTCAATCCAAGGACGAACAAG GGAATGGGCTTCACCTTACAAGAAAGACAGATCCTTGGCCTACAAGGCCTTCTTCCTTCCAAGATCGAGACCCAGGACATTCAAGCTGCCAGATTTCACAAGAACCTGAACAAAATGGAAGATCCACTGGAAAA GTACATCTACATAATGGGCATCCAGGAGAGAAATGAGAAGCTTTTCTACAGGATATTACTGGATGACATAGAGCGGTTGATGCCCATCGTGTACACCCCCACCGTTGGGTTGGCCTGCTCACAATATGGGCATATCTTTCGGAGACCAAA GGGTGTGTATATTTCCATCTTTGATAAAGGACATATCAGATCCATCCTGGATAACTGGCCAGAGACAGATGTTAAG GCAGTTGTGGTAACAGATGGAGAGAGGATATTGGGCCTTGGGGACCTCGGAGTGTATGGAATGGGAATTCCTGTAGGAAAGCTGTGTCTGTATACAGCCTGTGCGGGTATCCGGCCTCAGAAATGTCTCCCAGTGGTCATCGATGTCGGCACAGATAATCCC ACACTGCTGAAGGATccgttttacatgggactgtaccaGAAGAGAGACAGGACTCAGCTTTATGACGATCTGATTGACGAGTTCATGGACGCTGTTACGGATAG ATATGGCCAGAATACTCTCATCCAGTTTGAAGACTTCGGGAACCACAATGCCTTCAGATTCCTGAGAAAATACAGAGAAAAATACTGCACTTTCAATGACGACATTCAAG GCACAGCCTCTGTGGCGCTGGCTGGACTCCTCGCAACGCAGCAGGTGCTTGGAAAACCTATCACAGAGCAGAGAGTTCTCTTCCTTGGGGCAGGAGAG GCTGCTCTGGGCATTGCTAACCTCATTGTCATGGCTATGATGGAGAATGGTATTTCAGCAGAGGCCGCGCGAGAAAAGATCTGGATGTTTGACAAGTTTGGATTACTAGTGCAG GGCCGTGAAGAAGTTGCAGATGGCAACCAGGAATCTTTTGCACATCTTCCTCCTGATCAGACCGTGAAAACCTTTCTGGATGCAGTCAATGTTCTGAAGCCAACTGCAATCATAG GAGTTGCTGGAGCTGGACGACTCTTCACAGAAGATGTTATTAGAGCAATGAGTGCAATTAACGTGAGGCCGATCATCTTCGCTCTTAGTAATCCGACCGCGAAGGCCGAGTGCACGGCAGACGAAGCCTATACCTGGACGGAG GGACGCTGTCTCTTTGCCAGTGGCAGCCCATTCGATACAGTGACTTTAAGTGATAGCCGTACCTTTAAGCCAGGACAGGGAAACAATGCCTACATCTTTCCAG GTGTCGCTCTCGCGGTTATCCTGAGCGGAGTCCGTCACATAAGTGATCGCGTCTTCCTTGAAGCTGCAAAG GCTCTCGCAGAACAGTTAACTGCTGAAGAGCTGGCTCAAGGGCGTCTGTATCCACCGCTGTCCAACATCAGAGAGGTCTCCATATATATCGCTGTCAAA GTGATGGAATTTGTATATCGAAATGGCATGGCCTTCCAGTACCCTGAGCCTCTGGATAAGAACACATACATTCGCTCTAAAGTATGGAGCACGGACTATGACTCTTTCCTACCCGATGTCTACGACTGGCCTGA